The segment gctcagcaccccctgACTAATCTCTGACTTGAGAAGCAGTTTAACCCACGTGGGAACCTGGTTGGGTTGAATAAACCAGGAGTGCCCTCCCTCATTAGAGGAGGCTTAGGCTGAATTAAAATCTTTCTGCTGAACAAACAAGGTTGAAGTCATCCCAGATCAGAAAATCTCTGTAAGAAATCAACCCTCTGGACTCcaccagctctcagctgctggGTTATTTTGCCTGGATGCTTTCAGTCCTGTTTGCTCCCTCTCTCTGAGCAATGGTAACACCAAACTGGGTGCCTGGACAACCTCTGGAGCTCAGCTGAGCTGTAGGAGGATGGATGTGGGTGACAACCACAGATAACACCCCAGCTCCACGTTTGGTGTGCCCCAAATCCAGTGCTGAGGGCTTGGAGAGCTGAAACATCACACAGGGAGAGAACAGCTACAGAGATTCACAACGGGGAGAaggctggggtgggatgggaagaggaaagagcagggctgggagtaGTTAGTTCAGGAATATCCATGATCAGGACCAGAGGCTGTACCCCAGGCTGGGGTGGGAAATCCCAAAAAAATGTGATTCCAGGTGACTATTGCTCATGTTCTCCACTGGCTGCCCTGGAAGCTTCTTTAGCTGATGGAAGGATCACAATCCTTTCCTTCCAGGACACAGAAACTCTCAGCATGGCCCTGCCGAGCCTCACCTCTGCAAGAAGGAAACATCTCCCTCTCCAGCAACTGgatccctcctttcccccaacTGGGAAACACTGCCCAGGAGGACAAATTGAGCTGGTTTGTGGCAGAAACCAGGGGAGGAGCCAGGAAAAACCACCCCCCCTTTGAGACACCGGAGACCAAGGCAGCATTTCCCCTGCTACCAGAGCAATGGGGAGGGGTCCTcaaacagcagagctgctggagacaaGAGGCTGGGGCAGCACCCTGAGCTCAACACCCCCCCGTGGCACTGACCTGGGTTTCTGAGGGGACTCTTTGGGCTCCTTTGACCCGAACCAGCCACTGGTTTtactcctctcctctcccccagccgTGGTGTGGAGGGAGGGTCCCACCTTCTCCCCGGGGGCTTTgctccccacctctcccttgGTGCCCCCGTGGTGGAAGAGCCCTCCCTTggctttcttctcctctttcttcatctCCTCGGGCTCTTTGTCCTTGGTGGGTTCCGTGGAGGACACCAGGGGTGTTGCAGCTTGGCTGGGTTTGTTCTCCAAGCGACCTTGCTCTTCCATCCTGGCTCTGCCCAGGTGGTTGCTGAGGGTGACAGCTCTGGTGGAGaccttcagctcctcctgcaaAGCCAAACTGGGAGGAGATGGGATGAACCTGggctcctctctctgctgcatcCTCTCCATGCTGCTGAGCCCCCAAGGCACCTCCTGGGAGTCGGGATGGAGGGGGGTGAAGCCAAAgccttcctcctgcctcctggggatgctgggcaggggcagaggtgctgagctctgggaGGTGGAAGAGATGGGGCTCTTTGGGGCAGGTTCATCACTGTAAACGTGGCTCCCGTTGATGCAGAGGGAAGATCTGGACACGGGGTCATTCTTTGGCTTCAGGTTTTGGATTGCTTTGGGCTCCAGGACGGGGCTGACTTGGGAGACATCGTCACTGAAGGCTCTCTTGTGGGTCAGCTTGGGAGAGGAGAGCTGATCCTTCCCTGGAAGGGGATAAAACACAAGGCAGAGGTGAGGCCACCTGAGGAACAGGCCTGGCAAACATCATCTTCTGCTTGCAAATACCCCAGGGATTAGTGAAATCACTTCTCCCTCCCGGGCTCTGCTGGATTGTAATTAAACCCACTGGAGATGCAAAGAGGGGGTGACAGGGATGTGGCTCTGCAGGCTGGAGCactccctcccccagctcatCCCCTCCCACCACAGGATCAGGACCAGGAGGGGAGGTTCTGTGAGCTGACAAACCCCTCCTCTGAGAGGACCCCAGATCAATAAGAAATGACCCAGGAGCTACTGCAAAGGTCTCTCCTTCCACAGGAGTTTGCAGTGAATGAGAGGCAAGGAGCCTCCCAACTCTGCTCCAACAGCCCAGGCCAGGAggctccagcacctccttctccttcccactgcTCCCCCTGGGGTTATTCCCAACCCTCAGCACATTTCTGGGGTCAGggtcccaggcagctgctcccccctcccagctggagctgtttCTGTCCCTGCAGGACCATCACCCCACAGACACCCAGAGGCAGCTTCACCCCCACCCAGGGACTCCCACCCAACGTGGGAACTCACTGTCTGCAGCCAATCCAACCATTTAATTATAGATTTTGGTTGCAAGAATTAATTCACTACAAGGGCCCTTTTTGTTTGCAAATCAGCTTGGATTGCTTTAATCACCAGGAACCCGCCAGGGTTTCTTTCAGCTTTGCCTCTGAGCTGGAGGCATCTCATCAGACAGCAGCAACGTGCTCTGCTTGGCCCAGCCCTCTCCCAAGGGCTTTCTCCAAGGAGTCAGCATGAGGGGTTTGCTTGTAGGAGGCAGAGAAGAAGCCAAAAAAACATCCTGAAGGTCCTAAAGCACCCTCATGGCTGGTGGAACCAGGGGGTTCATAGAAAGGCTCagcatgaaaagcaaaacctgagacatctcccctcctgctctggcaggaacATTACTGCCAGTGGGGAGAACATCTGGCACATCAGAAACATCTCAGAGGGTTTGAGCAGGATTTTGGGTGCTTGGAGTGGGAttggtcccttccaagccaatggagtgcccagggcagtggtggagtcaccatccctgggggtgtttaaggaaaggctgaaggtggcacccagtgccatggtTTGGTGTCAGGTCACAGGGTGGacttgatgctctcagaggtcttttccagcctcagtaattACCCTGTGATTAGGTGAGCAATCAGTTAATGGATTCTCAGGAAAGGCTCAACAGCCCCTGGCGAAGAaaagaagggggagaaagagaaataaaaaaataaaaaaaaagtgaggggggtgggtgggagtgGGGATTAAAAGTGTGATCCTCTTACCAGAACGTTCTGTGGACAGGCTGCTGTGTCTGCTGGGGGATTTGGTCATCTCAGGGACATTTGCAGCCAAGCTCAGGCTGGCAGAGGAGATGGTGCTGTCAGagcccagggaggtgttggaTTGAGTCAGGGAGGATTTACGGAGTTTGCTCTTCAGGAAGAAACCTTTGACCTTGGACTTCTTGCCCCCCAGCTCGTAGTCATCCTCCACATCCAGGGCCCCCATGCTGCTGGGGATGATGGCAGAAGCTGACTCCAAGTCATATTTCTTCTTGCCTTTCACCTTGTCCTTCAGCTTCCCAAAGGGCGAGCGGGGTTTGTCCTTCATGGAGAGGTCAAACATGCTGGCGGTCAGGCTGTGCCTTGTGAACTGAATGCTCACCAGGATCTCACCAcgctccttctccttcttcccgGCTTTGGAGTGGAGCTTGTGCCACCTGGAATGGGACAGGGGACAAAAGGAAAGGTCATTCCTAAAAGCCACAAGCCAGACAGACCCCCAGGAGGATGCGGAGGTGGCACAAGCAGCCCAGAAGTCACCACCCAAGCCCTGAGTCAGAGACACTCTTGAGCCAGGGGGAAGTTGTGGTGGCCAAGTTTGGGCACTCTCAGTTGATAGGTTGCTGTGagcctgtggtttttttaaaaaaaaaaagacaattctTTGTGCTCACAGTTGAAATATTCAAGAGTGACTCAGAACGGATCCTTTCGAGGCAGAGACAGCTCCAGAATGACTCAGGCACTCAACACCCTCCATTACAACAATTTTCTGCCAGACCTTCTGTGCCTCACCCCAAATAAAGGTGCTGCAGGTTGCCTAGAAGTGTCCTTGCACTGGGTGTTTAGAGGATGCTGCATCCCAGGAGCAGCttctgggcaggaggagggggtgtgCAGCACCAACATCACCCAAGCCACCCCACTGACTGGATTGTGGGGAAATAATCTGCATTCCCACAGCTGGCAGACACTCTCCAGCCTGATGTGGGATCCATGATCTGATGTGGTGGTGGAGGATGCACCacatccatctatccatctatccatccttttatccatccctccatccatccttttatccatccatccatccttttatccatccatccttttatccatccatccatccctctatccatccctccatccatccatccctccatccatccatccatccatccatccatccctttatccatccctccatccctccatccatccatccatccctccatccatccatccctccatccctccatccatccatccatccatccatccatccatccatccatccatccatccatccatccttttatccatccatccatccatccatccatccatccatccatccatccatccttttatccatccctccatccatccttctatccatccatccatctatccatccatccctttatccatccctccatccctccatccctccaacAAATCCTCAGGATTTGCTTCACAGGTGAAACGAGCAGCCAGGGGAGGTGGAAGAACTTCCCAGCCCCAGGTTAAGGATTGCccagcaaataaaaatgctggTGCTGCTTTGACACTCACTGGGAAAGTGAAGTcactgaaaagaacaaaaggaaaaacaaccaccacccccctaaaaaaaaaaaaaaaaattaaaaaaagggaaggaaatgaggaaatgcaatgggatggagctgggtgTGACCACACTGTCACCAGGGTGAGGACAAACCTTACACCGTGTCCTCTGGGAGCTCCAGGATGGCTGCTGGGGGAGTTATTTCATCTGGGATGAAGGAAAAAGCTTGGGAAGAGCCCACACTGTGCCTGGGGATGGGGCACAAACCCCATGAGGACACAGCTGGAAGCACCCAGGTCCTTCCTCACACCACGCAGGGGCCAGCAGGGAGGGTGATGGGCACAGACCTGGGCACCAACCCCAGGAGAATCCATTCCCATCCCTATTGCTTGCTtagccccctgccatgggaatAGCACTGCCAAATTTTCAGTAGCCAGGATCTAAGCTTGGAAATTTTCAGTAGCCAGGCTTCAAGCTTGGAAATTTTATGTAGCCAGGCTCCAGGCTTGAGTATTTCCAGTAGGCAGGCTTCAAGCTTGGAAATATTCAGGcacaaagggggaaaaaataaaattaaataaataaatagatggatagatagatagataaataaaacatgtaaataaatacataaataaataaataaaaagaaaattaaaaatcagtacAAATCCCTGACAGTGAGTCCTGGGTCCTGGGCTGCCAAGAGACAcccaagatgctgctggcaggaaaCAGGATAAGGATCAGGATCAGGAGAGGATCAGGATCAGCATCAGGAACAGGAGAGGATCAGGATCAGGATCAGGATCAGGATCAGGAGAGGATCAGGATCAGGATCAGGATCAGGATCAGCATCAGCATCAGGAACAGGAGAGGATCAGGATCAGGATCTGAATCAGGACAGGATAAGGATCAGGAGAGGATCAGGACAGGATCAGGATCAGCATCAGGAACAGGAGAGGATCAGGATCAGGATCAGGATCAGGATCAGGACAGGATAAGGATCAGGATCAGGATCAGGATCAGGACAGGATAAGGATCAGGAGAGGATCAGGACAGGATCAGGATCGGCATCAGAAACAGAAGAGGATCAGGATCTGAATCAGGATCAGGAGAAGATCAGGAGCAGGATCAGGATCTGAAGCAGGATCAGATGACTCAGGAGGATTCTTCCTGTAGGAGCAGTGAGGaaaaagctgctgggaagaggctgcagccccagcacatcagtgctgctgctcagtttgATGGAAGGTCTGGCAGAAGTTCAGGAGGGaagggctgcagcagcctgccagctgggaggggatttttttttttttttttttttgggggggggtgaaTCACTGAgcaggaaaatttaaaaaaaacaaaccaacaaaaaagaaccatgagtagggtttttttttttctcctttgtgtcgttgttaaaaaaatgaggttttttttaaattaaaaaaacggaaaaaaaccaaaccctcaaACCTGGTCTGctgtgaaaagaaaggaaaaataaaaaaacaaacttagaAGTGCTTGTGCTGGATTAAGGAACTATTTTTGGTTCCCCAAACCTCATCAGCAGTCGGGGCTACACCTCAAACAGGCAACAGGGTTATTTTTAGGCTGAGTTTATGGCATCAGGGGAGTGTTTGGGAGGACTGAGTCGTTCcatgttgggttttgttgggttttttttcctttttttatgaATCAGCTCCAGTGGAAACAGGAGGTGCAAAGGGCTGGGATGTGGCAGGAGGTTTCAAGTCCCAGCCCAGCTTCACAGCTCTGAATTTAGGTTGCTGtgagcctgttttttttttttttttaaaatgacaattcTTTGTGTTCAGTTGAAATATTGAAGAACCAGTGACTCAGAATGGATCCTTTCAAGGCAAGGTTGGGATCATTTGGGGCTTGgagctccctgggctggggggaggtgtccctgccccatccagggGATGGAACTGGGTGGTCccaaaggtcctttccaacccaacccatcctgGGATTCCATCAGTCCCATTCTgggagaggtgctgggctgAGGACTGCAAGGTTCTGCTCCTCAGAGGAATTCAGGAGGAATCTCTTGAGGATGGAGCCACCAACTTGGgtccagaaaagaaaagaaaaaaagaaaagaaaagagaaaagagaaaagagaaaagagaaaagagaaaagagaaaagagaaaagagaaaagagaaaagagaaaagagaaaagagaaaagagaaaagagaaaagagaaaagagaaaagagaaaagagaaaagagaaaagagaaaagagaaaagagaaaagagaaaagagaaaagagagaaaagagaaaagagagaaaagagaaaagagaaaaaagaaaaaagaaaaaagaaaaaagaaaaaagaaaaaagaaaacaaaacaataaaaaaataaataaaataaaaaataaaataataataaataaaataaaatattaattaaaaaaaccaaaacaaacaaaaaaacccttttattCTTCCCTCTTCTAGCCCCCAGGTCCAGATCCTCTGCATCCCCCCAGGCCCCATCCTCCCACGGGATGCCCACGGAGGGGGTGGGGTGAAGGAAGTAGAAAAACCACCCCAGCAGataaggaagggagagaaaaccTCAAACTGAAAAGTCCCCAAAAAAGGGGAAGCAGCTGGAGATCACCCCGAGCtctggggcagctcctgggggatCAGGAGATGCTGCTCCATGGGGGTTTGGAAGCTCCCATCCTGAAGGCTGCTCAGGAGCAAGGATGGATGGGGAGAGGTTCCCAGCCCCccccagagctccagcagctcattTAGGTCACGGTGTTTCAGCAGCACATCCCAAAGGCCTCTCCAAGACAGCTTCAGAGCaacccttccctgggcaggattcctctctcctcccactCAGCTCCTCCACGGAGAgccaaggagaagggggagagccaggctggcaaaaaagcaggtttggggaaaaaaaaaaaaaaaaaaacccaaacagcaaaACTCCCagcatttcatttaatttcattattatttttctctctctcttgtcAGGATGGGTGGGAGCAgcaagggagggaaggagaacagAGCTGAGCCCTCCTGGCCCGACCCAAAAGCTTGCCCAAAAGTGCTgagcaaaggggaaaaaggaaaaaaaaataaataaagataaaaccCTGGCGTGGAAACAAGAGGGAAGGAGATGTTTGTTCAGGAAAAGGACCCCAGGGAAGATGCTGACACTCTGGATTTGCTCAGGGTCAGTGCTTGGTTCACACCACCCCAGCTCTTTGTCCTCTATGGGGTTGCAAGTGAGGATTCAGGAGGGGCATGGGGAGCCCCCAGAAAGCTGGTGGTGGGTACCTGAGCCccaggaggaggatgctggagcagtttCTCCTCCCCACTGGACCCTGGGCTGCCCCAGCACCTCTTGGGATGGGAAACCAAGGTCTTGGGATGAGCAGGGAGATGTGGAGCCATCCTTCCCTTCCAGAACAGGAATGGTGCCCATGGGGAGGGGGTCCCAGGGGAGACTGACCCCAGGCTTTGTCATTTTGTCCCTTCCACCACCCCCCTCCTGGCCAAGCAACTCCTTCAGCACAAAACCAGGCACAAAGCCCCAAGCCCCATGGGTGGGCATCCCAAAATCCCCCCTACCCCCCCCAGTGATCCCAGCTCATTAGGTTGGGTTGGGATTGTCACTCCAGGGGGTGACAGCAGGGTGGGATGAGGGAAGCAAGGCAGGACATGCAGcactcagagctgctgtgcccaCCATCAGGGCACCATCCTGCCCCAGTTCCAGGGAAAACATGGATCATTCCCAGGGGGACCACCCTTCCCCTCCTATGGGTCCAGTTGGGGTCCCCAAGAGATCCCCACCTgccccccagctcagcccatACCTCAACCCAACAGACCAGTCCAACACACCCCAGGGGACCTTCAACAACACTTCTCCAGTTTCACTCCCAGACTGGTCCCAGTGCTTTAAGGGGAGAAGGTTCAGGAGAGCTTCCTGGGAGGGTCCTTAGAGACCCGGAGCAGAAGGAAGCTCACCCACCCcaggtgggaagcagagggTGGAAAACAACCCAACCCTGGGgagttttgtgctttttaaatgtttttttttttctgtctggttcATGTTTTTGACAGAacttccccagcccaggcagtgccaggaagctgctctgctctgtagGTTGGTTTGGTGTTGGTTTTGGATGCTCTGCAAGGTGATCCCTGGAGGCTGCTTaaaaacacagctggaaaatcAACCCAGGCTGGTTCCCTCAGAAGCTGAGGTGGGAGGAAGTTCagctccccccaaaaaagttcctctgggaagtgctgggaAAGAAACTTGACCAGAGCacaacccccccacacacagcTCGTTAGATAATTCAGCTAATGAAGCAACTCCACCCTGCTCCTCTgatggcttccagctctgccacagctgctCAGGAGAGCACTGGCTAAATGGGTCCTCAGGAACTTAGAATCAGAGCAGAGGATCCACGaattaaggttggaaaagacctccaggatcatcGGGTCCAACCTTCAACCCAACCCCACCAAGCCACGACCTGAAGTCCCACACCTCCAGGTTGTTTGaagacctccagggatggtgactccaccactggCCTGGACATCACCTCTTGCCCCAGGACAGAgaagctgtccctgctctgccacctcCATGTCCTGCTGAAGGATTTGTCCCATcacctgcagcccaggaagGGAGATGCTGGCACTCCAGTGGGTCCTGGCAGGGCAATCCTGCAAGGGGTGCTGAAAACCAGGGCaaagcccagccctggggtggctgtggctgtggcacacccaggctgtgctgctcagcaccaccaaCTCATCctgaatggaaaaaacccttttcagatcatcaaatccaaccagaTGTCCTGCACCAACCTCAGTGCTCCATGCACAAATTCCATCCTTACTCCTGCATCCCAACCAGAGCCTCCTGCCTGGATCTTTCCCTTGGGATGTGGGGACACTGGGGTGGCCCTGACCTCCTGAGCCCCCAGACTTGGATCTTCCCCACCCTATacacagaggggacaggggatggctgccccccccaccctgctgcccctcagtGTGTCCCCATGGCCCTGGCAGAGGCAAGCAGGGGGGTgacagcagggaggggagggggacagcttcaggagcagggcagacaccaaggagcaggacagggagcagggagaggtgacTTCATCCCAAATTTATGCAGGAGAAGAAGATGAGAggcttccccttttccagtgTAGGATGGGCAGgtgggaagaagaagggagggaagatgGAAGGAGCTGtaaaaaatgagaatgaaaCTTTTATGAatggagaggaggcagagaagtgATCACTTCAGCTGTGTTTATCTGCCCACACTCCAGAGCATCCAAGCTTTGCATCCTCTGAGCTGTGAACCAGCCAAGAAACTggaagatgctgcagctgcctgggtgAAGGCTGagacccccccagcagctggggaggaaggggaaggagccAGGGGAAGTGCAGATTTGGGGAACTGGGCTGATGTGAGATGGGGAACCACTCTTGCAGACACATTTCCCTGCCCCAGGGCCACTCGGATGCTCCTGACCCAAGGCAGCAGCCAGCAAGCATCTGCAAGTCACTGCAGGGAGCAACCAGAGCCAGAaccacagctcctctgccacATCACTGTCCCCtcaccctcagcatccccacaACCCAACACTTTGGGTTTGGCCCTCCAGAGacagagccccagcagcacagaggtgtCCAGGGCCAGGGGAGCTTCACTCTGGAAAGCTCTGAGCTTTACCTTGTCCCATCTGGACGGGcttagggaaagaaaagcaacaacaacaaaaaaaaagagatttccaaggaggagaggggagaaaatgaCAATGAGGAGATAATTTCCCAGCCTGGCAACCTCTGATGCCCACCACCCCTCTCTGCCATCAGCCTCAGAGCAAACCCAAGGTCCTTTTGGGCCCAAACACAGCCATGCCCAAGGTCCAACCCTGCAGGGGTTATTTTGTCCTCTTCAGGATGTCACCCCCCTGCATCCCATGGGGGTTATTTTGTCCTCTTCAGGGACTGAGCACCCCTGACATCTCCCTGTGTGCCTGGGCTGGATCTGCTGGGAGCTGGTTGTGCTTGGAGAGGGTGATGGTCACCCCCCTGCAACCCTCTCACTGCAAGGTCTCATCCTGCCAAGGGCTCCCCAAATAAAGAAATCAGGACAGAGAAAcatgggaagagggagaggtgaGGACCAGGAGCACCAGGCAGGGTCCCAGCCAAGGGTTTTCCTGCTGGAGAAAGATCTGGAGGTGCAaagcagggcaggaaaaggtgaaaaatcAGAGCACTCCATGGTTCAAGTGGGAAAGGTGAGAAAGATCCTCAGTGCTGGTGTTTTGCTTGCCAACCCCAAGCCTTGGAGCTTGGGCCCAAGCCTGAGGATGCCCAAAAAGTCCACGAGATCCCTCAGGTTGCTCCTGTGCAAATCCATGAGTTGGATTTTTTCCTGGACTGAACACTGGGTTGAACAAAGCAGCTCCTAAACACCCCCCGGATGCTGGGGGATGGTTCCTGGAGGAGAATCCAAGTTTGAGGGAACATTTTCCATGAAAAcaagtatataaataaaaaaaaaccaccccaagcATCACTGGGTAAAGTTTCCgtgcaacaacaacaacaacaaaaaaaaaatcagcaggaaaATGAGAGCAAGGTCAAAGCCCTGACAACTGAGGCCTTCTTTTAAGTGAGGTCCCACTCCATGACCACAGAattatggaatggtttgggatcttaaagctcatccattcccaccccctgcatggacagggacacctcccacagcccaggttgttcccagccccatccaaccagtCTCAGGTCCTCACCACCCTGAAATTCAATAATTTCCTCAAAATTCCCAACCTCtatctcccctctccaagctTTAACCCATCTCCCCTCGTCCTCTCCCCACACCCCATGTcaaaaccccaaccccagctttcttgcagacCCCTTCAGATTTTCAGAGGTTGTTCTGGGGTCAGATGTGATCCTAAAACCCAGTGT is part of the Heliangelus exortis chromosome 10, bHelExo1.hap1, whole genome shotgun sequence genome and harbors:
- the RAB11FIP5 gene encoding rab11 family-interacting protein 5 isoform X3, giving the protein MALLRAAALPAEGSPPPAWLPTHVQVTVVRARGLRCKSGGGGKTGTSDAYTIIQLGREKYSTSVAEKSSGNPEWREECAFELPPELGTAAGLVLTVMHRALVGMDRFLGQALVPLEPALQRGRAPDERWHKLHSKAGKKEKERGEILVSIQFTRHSLTASMFDLSMKDKPRSPFGKLKDKVKGKKKYDLESASAIIPSSMGALDVEDDYELGGKKSKVKGFFLKSKLRKSSLTQSNTSLGSDSTISSASLSLAANVPEMTKSPSRHSSLSTERSGKDQLSSPKLTHKRAFSDDVSQVSPVLEPKAIQNLKPKNDPVSRSSLCINGSHVYSDEPAPKSPISSTSQSSAPLPLPSIPRRQEEGFGFTPLHPDSQEVPWGLSSMERMQQREEPRFIPSPPSLALQEELKVSTRAVTLSNHLGRARMEEQGRLENKPSQAATPLVSSTEPTKDKEPEEMKKEEKKAKGGLFHHGGTKGEVGSKAPGEKVGPSLHTTAGGEERSKTSGWFGSKEPKESPQKPSPHPVKPISAAVQEVSSEKKHQHRSSLTMALSNGLEKLKTVTSSSVQPVAPSSHLEKTDSKKLKDPPQTLDQSAKYYHLTHDELIQLLLQREKELSKKEEHIQELENYIDQLLVRIMEQSPTLLQIPLGESK
- the RAB11FIP5 gene encoding rab11 family-interacting protein 5 isoform X4 — protein: MALLRAAALPAEGSPPPAWLPTHVQVTVVRARGLRCKSGGGGKTGTSDAYTIIQLGREKYSTSVAEKSSGNPEWREECAFELPPELGTAAGLVLTVMHRALVGMDRFLGQALVPLEPALQRGRAPDERWHKLHSKAGKKEKERGEILVSIQFTRHSLTASMFDLSMKDKPRSPFGKLKDKVKGKKKYDLESASAIIPSSMGALDVEDDYELGGKKSKVKGFFLKSKLRKSSLTQSNTSLGSDSTISSASLSLAANVPEMTKSPSRHSSLSTERSGKDQLSSPKLTHKRAFSDDVSQVSPVLEPKAIQNLKPKNDPVSRSSLCINGSHVYSDEPAPKSPISSTSQSSAPLPLPSIPRRQEEGFGFTPLHPDSQEVPWGLSSMERMQQREEPRFIPSPPSLALQEELKVSTRAVTLSNHLGRARMEEQGRLENKPSQAATPLVSSTEPTKDKEPEEMKKEEKKAKGGLFHHGGTKGEVGSKAPGEKVGPSLHTTAGGEERSKTSGWFGSKEPKESPQKPRRAEELPTNQPTFLCSSPGRGMDIPALIPPVLAGLGWGSRSHRFCLSPPPSFADPWALIPAGSGAVGKQCLLFGDPNKSLLGFDVFFYFI